A stretch of Salvelinus sp. IW2-2015 unplaced genomic scaffold, ASM291031v2 Un_scaffold5758, whole genome shotgun sequence DNA encodes these proteins:
- the LOC112078502 gene encoding von Willebrand factor A domain-containing protein 5A, whose protein sequence is MVNCCGLITVKNEPVPLKSIAVEVSVQGHVATVSSTLQYENQEESPLEAIFVFPLPGEAAVCRFSAKIGQTEVVAEVQEKHKAREQYDDSLSSGQQAFLLEESDESPDVFKLSVGSLPPGEKASVSLDYVTELAVQADDGLRLCLPAVLNPRYQPQGSDSGSGGSALVSSVPAASVPYSLSLSARVSSPHPICRVESNCPLDPLNYLNTEKTQATVSLAAGHQFDRDVELLLYYQDTHQPTAIVEAAQTSAKPGSLMGDPVVMLSLYPEFPNDVMSSMTSLGEFLFVVDRSGSMSFSMHNGSGAQDRIGSARDTLLLLLKSLPMGCYFNIIGFGSSYESFFP, encoded by the exons ATGGTGAACTGCTGTGGATTGATAACTGTCAAGAATGAACCAG tgcCTCTGAAGAGTATTGCTGTGGAAGTGAGTGTCCAGGGGCATGTGGCCACTGTGAGCTCCACTCTGCAGTATGAGAACCAGGAGGAGAGCCCTCTGGAGGCCATCTTTGTTTTCCCTCTGCCGGGAGAGGCTGCTGTCTGCAGGTTCAGCGCCAagataggacagactgaggtGGTGGCTGAGGTTCAGGAGAAACAYAAG GCGCGGGAGCAGTATGATGATTCGTTGAGCTCGGGCCAGCAGGCCTTCCTATTGGAGGAGAGTGATGAGAGCCCGGATGTGTTCAAGCTGAGTGTAGGTAGTCTGCCTCCAGGGGAGAAGGCCTCTGTCAGCCTAGACTATGTGACAGAGCTGGCTGTACAGGCTGACGATGGCCTGAGGCTCTGCCTGCCCGCSGTGCTCAACCCCCGCTATCAACCCCAGG GGTCAGACAGTGGTAGTGGTGGCAGTGCCCTGGTGTCCTCGGTGCCTGCTGCTTCTGTGCCCTACAGTCTGTCCCTCAGTGCCCGTGTGTCGTCCCCTCATCCCATCTGTAGAGTAGAGTCCAACTGTCCCCTGGACCCACTCAACTACCTCAACACAGAGAAAACCCAAGCCACG GTCAGTCTGGCTGCAGGTCATCAATTTGACCGGGACGTTGAGCTGTTGTTGTATTACCAAGACACCCATCAGCCTACTGCTATAGTAGAGGCAGCACAGACTTCTGCCAAGCCAG GCTCTCTGATGGGCGACCCAGTGGTCATGCTGAGCCTGTACCCAGAGTTCCCCAACGATGTGATGTCATCGATGACCTCACTCGGGGAATTCCTTTTTGTTGTGGATCGCTCTGGCAGCATGTCATTCTCCATGCACAATGGGTCTGGGGCTCAGGACCGCATTGGCAGTGCcagg GATACTCTGCTGCTCTTGCTGAAAAGCCTGCCAATGGGGTGCTACTTCAACATCATCGGCTTTGGGTCCAGTTATGAGTCCTTCTTTCCGTGA